The DNA segment GAGCATGATTTGCCCGGCGGAGGGTTGTTCAAATCCGGCCAGCATACGCAGCAGCGTGGATTTCCCGCAGCCCGATGCGCCAAGCAGCGCAAATATTTCGCCTTTATAGATGGTGAGGCTGACATCATCCACGGCGTGTTGACCATCAAATGATTTTGTCAGGTTGCGGATTTCAAGAAGCGGCGTCAGCGCTTTACGGGTTTTCGCCTGTGGGCGGGGGGTCGCGTCGTTCACGGGGTGCTCTCCGGCATAAACAAAAATCAGTGCAAACGCACCATAAAAGTGCGCATTGCCCGGTAAACCTCACCGGGCAACGTTCTGATACAGCGGCTTATTTACCGCTTTTCACCTTCGTCCAGGCACGCGTACGCACACGGTCGATCTTCGGTTCCTGCACTTTCAGCGTGAACATTTTCGCTCGCACATCCGCAGGCGGATAAATGCCCGGGTTGTCACGCACTTCAGCGCTGACCAGCGCCGTCGCTTCTTTGTTGGCGTTGGCGTAGAACACATGGTCGGAAATGTGGGCGATCACGTCCGGGCGCAGCAGGTAGTTGAGGAACTGATAAGCCTCTTCTTTGTTTTTCGCATCAGCAGGCATCGCGAACACATCAAAGAACGCCATCGCCCCCTCTTTCGGAATGGAGAAGGAGATATTCACGCCGTTTTTCGCTTCTTTCGCGCGGTTAGCCGCCTGCCATACGTCCCCTGCCCAGCCAATCGCCACGCAGGTATCGCCGTTCGCCAGATCGTTTATGTATTGAGACGAGTGGAAATAACGAATGTTCGGGCGCAGCTTCAGCAGCAGATCGGTCGCAGGCCCCGTGTAGTCATCCGCTTTGGTACTGTTGGGATCTTTCCCCAGGTAGTTCAGCACGGTCGCGAACACCTCTTCAGGCGCATCAAGGAAGGAGACGCCGCAGCTTTTAAGTTTTTCCAGATTTTCAGGTTTCAGCACCAGATCCCAGCTATCGACCGGTGCGTCAGCCCCCAGCACCGCTTTGACTTTATCGATGTTATAACCGATACCGGTGGTCGCCCACATATACGGCATCGCGTATTTGTTGTCGGGATCGTGCTTCGCTACCAGCTTCAACAGCTCTGGATCGAGGTTTTTCCAGCCTGGTAATTTGCTTTTATCCAGCGGCTGGAATACACCCGCAGTGAGCTGGCGTTCCAGAAAACTGGCCGACGGGACAACCAGGTCAAAACCGGTGCTCCCGGCCATGAGTTTCCCTTCCAGTACCTCGTTGGAGTCGAAGACGTCATAGACCACTTTGATACCGGTCTCTTTTTCAAAGTTCGCGACCGTATCCGGGGCGATATAATCAGACCAGTTATAGATATGCAGTGTTTTTTGTTCAGCGGCGAGCGTGCTGGCAGAGACGGCCATCAGAGCACCCGCAACCAGACCCGATAGCCATTTTTTATTTAAGGCGGTCATAATCTCTTTCCTTCTGAAAGTTCGTTAACAAACGAACCAAAAAAGTTGCATTCTAAGATATGCAAGAAACGTGCATATTTTGTCACTCGACACAGTTACAGAAGAGAGGGCTCTCTCCCTGCCGTCATTGCTCGCCATAAATACACAAAATCATTCAGGAGGTTGTCTGAAGGATGACGTGTAAAAGCTTCGCAAGAATAACTTTAGCCAGGGTTCGAGGCTATAGCTCAGATTAAAAAACGCCTTTTATCAATTTTTTATGCAGGTTTTGTCTATGTGATAAAGCGAAACAGGCGGAAAGGAGGTGAATTATTCTTTAAAGAAAGGTTAAAGGCAGAATAAAAAAATGCAAACAGCAGCCGCTCTGGCAGCGACTGCGTTATACGCGTCATTCTTCAGGTTGTATGTGCGCAGATTTCAGTGAAGAAAATGATTTTCAGCGCGACTTTTTTGCGCGTCCTCTTCTGCGCTGAACAGCAGCTGATGCGCTCCGGCTTCCAGAATCACCATAGAAATCTGCTCTTCGCTCTGACGAACAAACCACTCGAACTGTTCATACGTCACGCCCCGCATAACGGATAAAGACTGGCAAACCACCAGTTTTGGCAGATTATCATCCTGCATATCCAGGAACGCTTTCACCGTTAACGAGCTGGCGTTAATTGCCGACAGATCGGCAGCCAGCGGCAGCAGCGCAGAGGGCCTCACTTCCGCCATTGCGGAAAACAGCACCGTGTTATCCACCAGGT comes from the Citrobacter koseri ATCC BAA-895 genome and includes:
- a CDS encoding YbjN domain-containing protein; the encoded protein is MTSLVVPTLDTLRQWLDDLGMSFFECDTCQALHLPHMQNFDGIYDAKIDLVDNTVLFSAMAEVRPSALLPLAADLSAINASSLTVKAFLDMQDDNLPKLVVCQSLSVMRGVTYEQFEWFVRQSEEQISMVILEAGAHQLLFSAEEDAQKSRAENHFLH
- the potF gene encoding spermidine/putrescine ABC transporter substrate-binding protein PotF gives rise to the protein MTALNKKWLSGLVAGALMAVSASTLAAEQKTLHIYNWSDYIAPDTVANFEKETGIKVVYDVFDSNEVLEGKLMAGSTGFDLVVPSASFLERQLTAGVFQPLDKSKLPGWKNLDPELLKLVAKHDPDNKYAMPYMWATTGIGYNIDKVKAVLGADAPVDSWDLVLKPENLEKLKSCGVSFLDAPEEVFATVLNYLGKDPNSTKADDYTGPATDLLLKLRPNIRYFHSSQYINDLANGDTCVAIGWAGDVWQAANRAKEAKNGVNISFSIPKEGAMAFFDVFAMPADAKNKEEAYQFLNYLLRPDVIAHISDHVFYANANKEATALVSAEVRDNPGIYPPADVRAKMFTLKVQEPKIDRVRTRAWTKVKSGK